In the genome of Drosophila kikkawai strain 14028-0561.14 chromosome 2R, DkikHiC1v2, whole genome shotgun sequence, the window AGGTACAACACTCGCCTCCAAAGACCACGACCGAGACGCACCCGATGTCAGCACCACCGGATGTGCATGGCCCGGTGTTCGTATTTGGCGATAAGGAAGAGGAGTCGGCCACCCCAAAAAGAAGCCGCGATGCTGTGAGCCCAGACGGAAAATCCGACGGAGCCAAAAAGCAGAAGGTCGAAGCTAGCGTACAAGCCCTGGTTGAGAAGCTTGGAACGATGCTGGATGACATGATCGCGAAGTTCACGGAcaccaaaagcaacaacaaaaaggtaGTCCGTCACGTCACGCAGAGCACAATAGACTCGATGCTGGCCATGAAAAAGCTACAGCTCGAAATTGCAGAAGCGATTCCCGACGCCCACCCCGAGCGCACCACCCTATGCGGAAGCCAGCAGACAACCCCGACGCTGACTGGCACGAAGCATGCAGATGCACCTGCAGATAGGCCAGGAAAGCCAGCTTGGCAACTTGTTAAGGccaagcccaagccaaagAACCCTCAGACCAGAGCTGAGACCAGCGTGCGGGAGGAAGATCGCGCACCACGCACTCCGATGCCAAGGAAACAGCGCTCTGACGCTATTCTAATCAAATGCAACGAAGGATCCTACGCAGACATGCTGAAGATCGTAAAAACCGAGCCCTCCCTACAGGGACTCAAGAATAGCGTGCAAGGTGTGCGAAGGACAGCTAATGGCGGGCTCCTGCTTAGGATGCAAAAGCCCCTCGATCCAGCTACGCAACAGCTACAAGGTGCCATAAAGACAGCCATCTCCGGCAAAGCGGAAGTGACTGTCATGCATGAAACAGTCCAGGTGGAGATTCGCGACCTGGATGACATGACCAGCGGAGAGGAGGTCACCATGGCCCTTTTCGCTGGCGAAGAATGCGACATTCCAGGCGACGCTGCACCCAGGGGAGGAGGCGCGGAGGCTGCTGGAGAAGGGCAAAATCCGGATCGGTTGGGTCGTCTGCCGCATTAGACAGAAGACAGAACCGAAGCGCTGCTTTAAGTGCATGGGCTTCGGACATAATGCTGTGAGATGCCGAGCCCCGGAAGCAACAGCCAAGACCACGCAGGACTCCTGCTTCAAATGCGGAGGCGCTGGCCATAAGCACAAAACATGCCATGGCAAGCCTAAGTGCATTTTATGCACCCGAGCGGGTATGACCGCGGGGGACGCGGAGCACGCGACTCTGAGCAAGTCCTGCCCAGAGTACCAGAAGGCCGCCAAACACATGCAGAATGGTTAAGTTTCTCCAACTTAACCTCAACCACTGCAGAGCAGCCCAGGTCCTCCTGTCCCAAACGGCTACGGAGCTGAAAACGGACGTCGCTATACTAAGCGAACCGTATAGGGCAAAACCTGACGGTGTGTGGCAGCAGAGCACCGACGGCGGGGCAGCCATCTGGAGCTGCGGGCAGCCTGCGGGCCATATGACGCAGAGAGCGTCGAGACCTGGCTACACCAGGGCCAAGATCCATGAGGTGACCGTGTACAGCTGTTACCTTGCTCCGAGCATGCACATAGACGCCTTCCGAGATGTGGTGCAGGAGATCGCACAGGACGCTCGTGGAAGGTCGTCTGTATTAATCGCTGGGGACTTCACCGCTTGGGGGAGCTCGAGGACAACGCAGAGGGGAACCATCCTCCTGGATGCCCTGGCCACTTTGAATGTTTGCCTCCTCAATGACGGTAACAGGTGCACCTACAGCAAGGCAGGCAGAGAGTCAGTCATCGACCTGACCTTTGCCAGCCCGGAACTCACCCGGAACAGCCAATGGGAAGTCACGGACCTGCTAACATACAGCGACCATGCCGCGATAACCTTCAAGACGATGCACAGCCAGCAGCGACTTCCTGACCGGCAAACTGCGTATAGGGTACACACCCTAAACGTAGAAGTGCTTCTAGCCAGCATGGATTGCAACGCCATCTTTGGGGATGCAAATAGCTGTGCGGATGGGTTATCTGCCAGGATCAAGGCTGCCTGCGATGCGGCAATGGAGAGCTCCAACAGGGGATGTGGCAGGCGACCAGTCCCGTGGTGGAACCAGGAGATAGCCACAGCCCGAAGCGAGAGAGAAACAGAGGACGCCCCCTGCAAGGGATGTACGAGTCCATCTACAGGGAGACGAAGAAAGCCCTCAAAGTGGCCATCAAGCCGAGCAAAAACAGGTGCTTCCAGGACCTCTGCGACGCGGCAGACCAGGAGCCGTTCGGGTCGGCCTACAAGATGGTAATGGGAAAGCTAATCAGACAGCCGACACCAACCTCCCATGAGCAATTGGGAGCAATAGTTACCACGCTGTTCCCAGCCCAGCCGCCCCTAGTGCTTCCCAACGTGACCGTGGGGGAACCAATCCCCATTGATGAAGAGGAGGTCCTAAGCGCGCTAACCAGCTGCAAAGCCTCCAAGGCCCCTGGACCAGACGGCATTCCAAACGCGGCCCTGCTTGCGATAGTGAAGTCCCACCCAAAGTTGTTCGCGGAGGTGTACAACAACTGCATCGCCGAACGGACTTTTCCTACAGGCTGGAAGCAGCAAAGGCTTGTACTCGTTCCGAAGCCGGGAAAACTGGACGACGATCCATCTTCATACCGGCCCCTCTGCATGCTGAACTCCCTCGGAAAAATATTCGAGCGGATTATATGCAGCAGGCTGGAAGCCGAAATCGAAGAGCGCGGAGCCCTATCCAGCCACCAGCACGGGTTTCGTAAGAAACGCAGCACTATCGATGCAATCCGCGAGGTAACGCAGCTGGCAGAAAATGCGattgaaggcgaaagatggcaaGGAGGCACCAAGAAATACTGCCTTGTGTGCACCCTGGACGTCAAAAACGCCTTCAATTCTGCAAACTGGAGCCGAGTCCTCCAAGCACTCCAACGGGGCGGCATATCCGGATAGCTTGTACAGCTGATAGCCGATTACTTCAAAGACCGCGTCCTGCAATACAAATCGGACGCCGGAAACCAGGAGCACCAAGTAACAGGAGGCGTACCCCAAGGCTCAGTCCTCGGGCCAATCCTATGGAATGTCATGTACGACGGTGTACTGAGGCTGAATCTGCCCGAAGGCTGCTCTGTAGTGGGCTTCGCAGACGACATCGCATTGGTCACTGTGGAGAAGCACCTGGCTGATGTTTCCACAAAATGCAGCCTTGCCATCGACATGCTGATGTTCTGGCTAGCGGACAACGGACTCTCGCTTGCCGAACACAAgacggaagcagtgctcatcagcagcaggaagGCCGTAGAGAAAGTGAGCTTCCGTGTCGGGTCGACCACCATCGAGTCCTGCCCAGCGGTCAAGTACCTAGGCGTCCAGATCGACCACAGGCTAAACTACAAgagccacctggagtacgtaGCGGCCAAGGCTTCCAAGGCCACTGGCGCCATCTcaaggatgatggccaacacacGAGGCCCAAAGCAGCACAGCCGAAGGCTAATAGCAACCGTGGTGACGTCTACCATCCTATATGCCGCGCCGATATGGGCGGAAGCTATGTCGACCGCGAGCTACAGTCGACAATGCAAGATGGTATATAGACGCTGCGCACTGCGCAtctccagctgcttctgcacaGTATCGGAAGAGGCCGCACTGGTTGTGGCTGGAACAATCCCAATCGACCTACTGGCAGCGGAGCGCAGGACTGGCAACTCGGGTAGTGGAACTCAGCGGAGCAGAACCATCTCCCTATGGCAAACGAGGTGGGATAGTGCGAGCACTGGACGGTGGACGTACCGACTCATCCCCGAACTGGAACCATGGCTATATAGAAGACACGGGCAGATGGATTTCTACACGACGCAACTGATTACAGGCCATGGATGCTTCAAGGCATACCTCCATAGATTCAAACACGAGGCTGATCCCTTCTGCGATTACTGCGGCAGCGGAGTCGTCGAGGACGCAGAGCATGCATTCTTCTCATGCTCACTATTCAGCGCGGATAGAGCTGCCCTGGAAGCAGCAACGAGCTGTCGTCTTACACCGGAAAATATAATCGGGTGTATGCTGGAGACGCCGTCCAATTGGGAGGCGGTTACGAACATGGCAGCAACCGTATTGAGAGAACTGAGGCGCCGGGAGAAGATCCGACGCATGGACGGCGAACGATGAGCCGCACCTGACCGCCAGCCGCCCCGCGAAGtatagctttgcggcagtcccgcgggagTGGACCTTTacttttcctttctttctcTTACTTTTCCTGTTTGTACATATCTatatcaataataaaaaaaaaaaaaaaagacataTAATGTAAATTTTTGCGGGaaaaaatgcacacacacagaaatttatgtatgtacatcctagtttatacatacatacatacattagtgacaacttaatttttgttatgacAGACCAGCATGTAACCGAACGAGTTTttcttaaatcattaaaaacagattTGTATTATCCttcaaaatgttattatttttctataccaGGGATCGTAAATAAGAGTTGCTTGAGAGCgggtataatatttgtattttaagttCGACGATTTTTattcacaatttaaattaaaaacagtcTATTATGTCTCAATTGGCCCTTATTTGATGTTCATGGTTgatgaaatcaaatataacGATTTTTAGGCTCAAAATCTACCCAAATTTTCAGAAATAGGAGATCTTTATCcaagttttgctaaaaattaaaaaatataaaaaaaaaatcaatatatcgatattttttatgatattttcaaatatcatcgagtgatatttttttaacagcaAATATCATCAAtacgatattttaaaaaataatatttttttaaaaaacaacaaccctAGTTCTAATTGTAGTTGTTGTTCCTGTTCACGGCCGCTGATACTTCACCCGTGCACACAAATGCAATGTGACCACTGTTGTCACGCGCTTCAACGATACTCCAGCTCTCTGTATTTCAGCCAACGAGTGCGAGAACAAACGAGACAACTACATATCTCCTCGTCGCTTATCAACTTCCAACTCGTTAGTAATGACGTCACCAAACGGCTTCTAAACACCGACTTACAGACACTTTGTAACGTGTAACGTATGTTTTGGGGGCGAGCTGATGTTGGGAGTGAGCTGCAGTGGGGATGTACGCGCTGGTTTCGGCTCAAAATTAGTTCGGTAGTAGGGAGTGGGTATGGAAGAGAAGTACTGATCTCACAAGCTCTCTAGACGTACAATAACTATTTACATTCGCGTACTTGGTTGAGGAACGGAGGGGAAACgaaagaaaaggaaagggaAAGGAAAGAGAAGGCACTGGATAACTAGACAGGGAAGCTGTGATGGAGTTTCAGCTCCCTTTGACCCCACCCTACCATGATCGCTTGCTACAGCCGAGGCTGGCGATCCCTTGGTCAGTTATCCTGTTTCAGGACATCCTTTGGTTTGAGTATGGTTTCCAAAAAATAAGCTCTACTCGACTTCCaacataataacaaatttatttctaaaattcATAATTGTTCTGTactaaactaattttaatcgCAGAAGATAAAACATAAATAGATCTAAGAaaacttcatttattttacatttattctAATTGGCTTGACAttctaaaagaaaagaataatTCGAGAAAACACTGCTGCAAGGAAAAGGGATTAGAAATATaggaatttaaatgtataaaatatagtaaGTACTTCATAGCGTATAttacataatataatatattttaataaatgagaaaaataagaggaaaaaaactataacgaataataaatgataaatttatttaataaattaaatgtagagAATTTTGCCATTAGTTATTAATTAAGGCTTTTATTTAGAGAAGCTAAAAGCTTTGCAAAATATTAGCAAAATTAAgatcgcaaaaaaaaaatcatttaaattaattccatTATTTtccatgttttatttatacaaaaaaaattcttacaGTGTATACTGTCAT includes:
- the LOC121502046 gene encoding uncharacterized protein; protein product: MVKFLQLNLNHCRAAQVLLSQTATELKTDVAILSEPYRAKPDGVWQQSTDGGAAIWSCGQPAGHMTQRASRPGYTRAKIHEVTVYSCYLAPSMHIDAFRDVVQEIAQDARGRSSVLIAGDFTAWGSSRTTQRGTILLDALATLNVCLLNDGNRCTYSKAGRESVIDLTFASPELTRNSQWEVTDLLTYSDHAAITFKTMHSQQRLPDRQTAYRLCGWVICQDQGCLRCGNGELQQGMWQATSPVVEPGDSHSPKRERNRGRPLQGMYESIYRETKKALKVAIKPSKNRCFQDLCDAADQEPFGSAYKMVMGKLIRQPTPTSHEQLGAIVTTLFPAQPPLVLPNVTVGEPIPIDEEEVLSALTSCKASKAPGPDGIPNAALLAIVKSHPKLFAEVYNNCIAERTFPTGWKQQRLVLVPKPGKLDDDPSSYRPLCMLNSLGKIFERIICSRLEAEIEERGALSSHQHGFRKKRSTIDAIREVTQLAENAIEGERWQGGTKKYCLVCTLDVKNAFNSANWSRVLQALQRGGISG